The sequence below is a genomic window from Marmota flaviventris isolate mMarFla1 chromosome 9, mMarFla1.hap1, whole genome shotgun sequence.
cataaacataaaatatagtgAAACAAAAGGTGGTCACAATATATTGAAGAATCATTAAGAAGGGGCTCCCTAGTTAATCAATTTTATTAGTGACATGACTAAAATATCTGTTCTTGCAAGCTGGGAAAGTCTTTGTCTAAaaactgacatttattttcccttctatCTTGACCTATCCAATACCTTGGTTACATTTCCCAGTGGCTTCTCTTAGCCATATTACCAGAAACTCATTGCATTAGTCACTGATATTTTGACTGAATccctattcagaaaaaaattacacacattGAATAATGCTATTCTGTATCAAGGTGATTATTCATCTTTATTAGCTGTCTTAATTACCCTTTCATATAGTATTCTGGCAATCAGAGGCATTGCACGATAATGCCATATATGTTgtaaatatgtgatttttaaaaatatttgtagatattaaattctctttaagaaaaacaatcatgcttttaaagaaagttttcttttaacCAAGTTTACAAATCATTTGGAAGTTTTGTATGGAGTTCCAAAAAATTCTAGATATATTCTTATAAGCTGTAATAATTCATAAAgtctgttaaaaaaacaaactcatgTTGCCAGTCACATTGGTGCATACTTTTGATTCCAATTTTTCAGAAGACTGAGgtagaaagattgcaagtttgaggccagactcagcaacttatcaagactttACAAGTTCAAgagtagagtgcctctgggttaaatccccaccaccaaaagacaaaacaaaagaaagcaaaacagacaaacaaaacaataatgtcattttttttttttttttgcatttcatggaaagttctgaAATCATTGGGTAGTACAGTTGATCTAAAGAGGCTAGATCTATATAGTATAACCTTATAAACTGGTTATTACAAAAGTGATATATGCTCAAAATATCTAGTTTTATTCTAACTATAAACAGACAGCACAGTTATTGATAACAGAGAGAGCatacaatattatttattaatatccaGTATAAAATGCATGCCAATTGTGCTAGCTTATTAATGAAACACATAAGATGTAATAGTACTGTGAATCAGAAAATGTAGAAATCTCATATGCGATTAAAAAGGggatgaaaataaagaagaaaatgaaataaattttaaatatgtaaatatttaagggAAGTGTCCAATATAGAATGCAATACAGTTCAGTTTTCACTTGTTTACTGGATCTTAGCTGATTTTTTTGTTCTACAAAATTAGATTACATTAACTAACCCTTTTCTTTAGGGATCTTATGATGTGTTTGTGCAAGTTGAAGGTACAGCTGTGATACCAAAGAGGAAAGAGCCTGTGTATTTCAGTCTCCTGAGGGTGAAGCCAGCCATGGTACCACTTCACACCTGTGATCATTCATTATATTCTTTAGAATTGAACAGAGGTTCCCAGAAGTCCATCCTCCACACCAAATCCCAAGTGCCCATTTACACTAATATTACTGCATAAAAGCTTCTAATTTCTTGGAATACCGATTACTGCCACTGTCATTTCCATGAGGAGAGAAGATGATTATCTGTGAAAAATAGAGACTCAGGTGTGTCTATATTGCCTCTTATGGaactgaatgttttattttcttccttaaaccATAGAAACACCAATAAAGATTCAGGAATCACAAACGTGTGCAATTAAAATAGCTCTCTTGGAAGATTTTACATCTTCCACTCATGTCTGCTCTCTCTCACTCCCACCTCAATAGTTCAACATTTGTTCTCACTGGAGTTCCTGGTCTAGAAGTTTACTCCCTCTGGCTCTCCATCCCCTTCTCCTCCATCTATGCCATGGTGTTCCTGGGAAACTGTACGGTGCTCCATGTGATCAGGACTGAGCCAAGCTTGCACCAGCCCATGTTCTACTTCCTGGCCATGCTGTCCCTCACGGATCTGTGCATTGGACTGTCCACTGTGCACACGGTGCTGGGAGTCCTCTATGGGTTCATGCAAGAGATCAGCCTGGATTTCTGCATTGCTCAGTCCTATTTCATCCATGGTCTGTCCCTCATGGAGTCCTCTGTCCTCCTGGCTATGGCCTTTGACCGCTACATTGCCATTTGCAACCCTCTAAGCTACTCCTCCATCCTAACCAGTGACAAAATCATGAAAATCGGGGTGGCAATTTTGTGTAgaagtttttcattcatttctcctgCCATCATCCGCCTGAAGTTCTTAAATTACTGCCGTCCTCACatcctctctcactctttctgcCTGCACCAAGACTTACTTCGATTGGCCTGTTCAGACATCCGCTTCAACAGCATCTATGCTCTGGTTCTGGTGATCATGAACTTGCTGCTGGATGCTGTGCTCATCATAATCTCCTACATTATGATCTTGCATACAGTCTTAGCCATCGCATCCCGGGAGGAGAGAATGAAGTCCTTACAGACCTGTGTGTCTCACATCTGTGCTGTTTTGGTTTTCTACATCCCAATCATTGGTCTGACCATGGTTCATCGCTTTGGCAAACACCTCTCTCCTCTGGTTCATGTCCTCATGGGCAACATCTATATCCTTTTCCCACCCTTGATGAACCCCATTATCTACAGTATCAAGACCCACCAGATACGAAGGAGAGTGCAGAGGTTGTTTTCCTTGAAAGCAGTCTAAGTCTTGAGTTGcaatgtgaatatatttggaagTCAATGTGTACAGTTAAGAAAAGTTGAGATTCAGTAAGTAATTCAAAATAGATTCTCTAACTTCTATTTAAATGATTGTATCCCCGATTTTTCACAGCTACCACAAATCTATGAAGAATTTTATAAATCATAATATGTATGTTGAATAAGAACCATGTTAATGTCTTAGataatttttgaaagtaaaattcATACTGATTAGGGACAGATGAGCGAAGGTATATTTTAGTACATGGATCAGGAAAAAGGTAAATTTTGATGTCTAATTCCCTTTAAATAGTTGCTGAAAGACcaacctttattttatccatttttgttATTCTAAGCAGCATTTTTGTGTTTATCCATATGCCCTATACCACGTTCAGTCACATGGCCATTTAATGGACTAAACATCATAAGGAGACTGGACTTCCTAAATCTTGTAAAGAGtactaaaccaaacaataagtaAGCTTGATGCTAGATTGTCCACTAATCCAACAattgcccccacccccagtttatGTGCAATAATATAACTGAAGATAGGAACAACCAGCAAGTGCCATAGTGGAGGAAAATAGAGTTTTATTATTAGTGTCTTTATCGAAATTGCAATATCAAcagtaattaatatttaaaaattattattttcatttatcattaCTCATTTCAATTccatttccattaaaaatagtGCCTAGATTGTTACAAAGATCAAGTAATATAAATATTCCTTATATAAGCTCTATATAAGAATGaagtaaatattaatttctttgatacaaattgattttttctaaatacatataggTTCAGAGGTTTACAAGATGAGATTTGTCTATTCTGTCTCACTTTCTAATTTCAGCATAGATCCTTCAGTCTTacttttcttctggatttttacATGAGGGGACAGAAAGAAATATATCCCTGAAGCTCTGACAACTTAGCAGAGAGGGGTGACTGTGTACTGAAGAGATgtagagaaaaacataaagaaggGTGTGAGTACTTTTTAGCCATAACCTTTCATCTAACCTCTGTGTCTCAGCCCACCTTTGACTTGCCCAACCACCAGTTTGCAGGTAACAGGATCTTTGGAAACTGGAATTTTCATCTTCTGGTTAGTAATTTAACTGGTGAAGCTTTACATATAACATGTTGAGctaaaggaaaagaggttataaaataatacaccgttttgtttttataatatctgAATGTATGGTAGACATTGATGTAGGTCCTTTAATACACTTGCCATTTCCAATTTCATGAGTGCTAAACAGACTAGCTGGATTTGAGGAAACAAAAGACATAGAAGTGTGCTACGGAGACAAAATCCCTGGTGATTTTTCACCCATGCACAGGTTAAGATTTGGCATAGGGATCTCTAATCACTGAAATTAAATCAGTCTAGAAAAAATACTGTTTATTTGTCATGCATGAGAGCATACCTTCCAGCCGGACAATTTGCTTGATGTTTTTAGATTAAGTTTGTGACATGCCTACTAGCCTACTATATAAGTTCTTTAGAAAGATTGTCATTTGCTAATAATGAACTCTTCTTGAAATTGGACATGAGCATCATAGATATAAGGTGATCCATTCACGTGCTATTGATTTGTAATAAAGTTGacaaaattgaaggaaaaaagaactattttaagAAACATGTACTGCATAAATGGGACCTCAGTATCTAAACAAAGTGATCTTAGAGTTCTGattacatatatgcaaaaatgtacTCTGAAGTGATCACAGATTTCTAGCAATAGCtaatctatctacacacacacacacatctttgaTGGTACTGAAAATTATACTAGAGATTGTACTCAGGTGATCATGAGTTTGCAACTGCTCTATCACTCAGCAATCAACACACCaggccttttcatttttatttgttttttaatattgagacatGGTCTTGATAAGTTGTCTAGGCCGAATTATCCACCATTCTGCTCAATCTCCAAAGTAGCTATAATATGAGGTGTGTACCAGTATATATCTATAAAACTTTGgtataaaacatacaaataaatcttTGTGACTTCTCTTAGGCAACTATTTATTAAGTATACCATCAAAATATGATCAAcaacagaaaaatgtaaattatgatcaagaaaaattataatattttgtacTTCAAAGGACATCCCCTTGACATTGCAAAGAAAagcaatagaaataaatatatttgtaaatcatgTTTTTGATAATGGAGTCATAGCTCttctaattaaataatttaatgataaACAATATTATACCATcaatcattagtcattagagaagAGCATATCAAAACTCAAGATTCATACCCACCAGAATCACCACAAAGTAAATAGAATCACAAGTGTTACTAAGTCTCTTAAGAAATCTCAACCAACATCATTTGTTGGTGGGAATACAAAAGGTTACAACAGGTTTAGAAAATAGTTAATCAGcttctcaaaatgttaaaaaagtagaattattATTCTAACCAACTGCTACATATATGCCCCAAAGATTTGAAAACATGTTTGTATATGAATGTATACCATAGCATTCTTGGCAAtagcacaaaatgtaaaataaaataaaaaccagaaatgtCCATCAAATATTATCATATAAAAATGTAGTAGatacattcaataaaatattttccacctATGAAAAGATATGGAATACTGAGTAATGCTACAACATGGATTAATATCATAGTATACCCATTCAATGTCAGAGTCAGGCATAGAAGGTGGGTCTTTCACATGACATTGCAGGACCtctgcctttttctcttttgcttcctggattctGAGTTCAGTGTTTTCATTCTGCCATGTGCTCCTGCTGTGGTATGGTGCCTTGCCACAGGGCTCAATAGATCATGTACCAGAGTATACAAAGCAGTGAACCAAAATAATCCTCTCCTCTTTGTAAGTTAAtcatctcagttattttgttatcaTAATGGAAAGCTGCAAAAGACAGAAAAGGCAAAGCTTTACATGTGCAACAGGTAATTTATCATAGGAAATTACTGCTTTAAATTCTCTCCCAGTGGGTTGAGTTCAGATATtagatgaatatttatttctccaCCTATATGTACTAACAGTCAAAAGGCATGCACTTATAAACTAATCTCATTATCAACTGAATTTGTGGTATATAAAGTTGACATAAACAATGCATAGAAAACTACTGCTATGGAGGGTTCAATTCCTATCAGCCTGTGGCCAATAAATTTTACCAACTGAAATCCTGttataatatatgtttatataccaATGTCCTTGTGAAACAAACAGTTTCGTCATTATCAAAAATATGCTCATCCTCAAAACTTTTTCTTGATAAAACTTAATGATGCTCttgttggttttaatttattttgctttcccCTGATCTGCACCTTTGCCTTGTCTATAATTTCTCATTCCCTTTTGAACCTGGGGAGACAACCAGCAGCAGCCTAGATGAGTTTATTTTCCTGACCCTGTGTATAATACTGAGCAGCCTAATACCAACGTTGTTCACTTCACAGTTTAGTCAGTTGTCACCTCATAtgtcttgaaatatttttgcttttccatATTACTCATATTTCCCatctatataataaatgttactTCACCACTGTTCGTGGAAATTCTTTATGTGCAGAATGGGTACCTTTGTTTTCTGGATGGAACATATTGATTCATCAGCATTGAACACATATTTGCATTATAACTCATGCAAATGGTGAATGGTGTTTGTCTAACATATTTTTTCCCTAAGGAACATTGCCATTCTTTTGTACTTAGGAATTATTCACACTTTCACCACTTCCCTTGGAGGGCATATTCAACAACAATTACCAATAAGAagcacaaaaatatttacaacatgGCATGAAACGACCACGTGGGGACATCTGTGTGTGGTATGAGAACTGAAACAGGAGAGCAGAGCATCACCTGGTTCAGTCTCACCTGAGCTCATCAGTGCTATGACACTCAACCCCGAAAGACTGAAGAGGAAAAACACCATTGTAATTTTGTAGCTTCTGTACAAAATCAAATATGACTAAATTCAACATGTGTCCAAGTTCACACATACTTTATCCACATTTTCTCTTACTAATTTATACTTACAAGTAATAATCAatcctggagaggatgtggggtaaaaggaa
It includes:
- the LOC139707124 gene encoding olfactory receptor 51V1-like yields the protein MSALSHSHLNSSTFVLTGVPGLEVYSLWLSIPFSSIYAMVFLGNCTVLHVIRTEPSLHQPMFYFLAMLSLTDLCIGLSTVHTVLGVLYGFMQEISLDFCIAQSYFIHGLSLMESSVLLAMAFDRYIAICNPLSYSSILTSDKIMKIGVAILCRSFSFISPAIIRLKFLNYCRPHILSHSFCLHQDLLRLACSDIRFNSIYALVLVIMNLLLDAVLIIISYIMILHTVLAIASREERMKSLQTCVSHICAVLVFYIPIIGLTMVHRFGKHLSPLVHVLMGNIYILFPPLMNPIIYSIKTHQIRRRVQRLFSLKAV